The region ACAACAGTTACTCAATCCTCATACATTCTAGACAGACAGTCAGCGACAAGGTTAGACCTCCCTGACCGATATTGCACTGTAAAATCAAAAAGCTGCAATGACAGATACCATCTTGCAATACGCATGTTAGAGTCTTTCATTTGGTGCAACCACTTCAGCGCCCTATGATCTGTTTCAAGGGTAAAATGGCGCCCCAACAGATAATACCGCAGTGATTCCACAGCCCACTTAACTGCGAGGCATTCTTTTTCAACTGTGGAATACCTGGTCTCTCTGTCCTGATGTTTCCTACTGAGAAAAACAATGGGATGTCTCTCACCATCAATGTCCTGCATCAACACTGCACCAAGGCCTACTCCATAGGCATCAGTTTGCAGTATAAACGGGACATCAAAGTCTGGACTGTAGAGAACAGAGTCACTGGAGATTGCAGACTTCAGGTCCTTAAAAGCTTTATCACACTCCTCAGTACACTTGACTTTATTTGGCGCAGAGACTTTTGCTAAATCTGTAAGAACAGCAGCCCTCTCTGCAAAACGGGGAATGAACTTACTGTACCACCCCACTAAGCCAACAAAAGCACGGACCTTCCTTTTAGTTGTAGGAACTGGGTACGCGTGAATAGCTTCTACTTTCCCTACTTGAGGTCTAACTTGTCCATGTCCCACCACATAGCCTAGGTACTCTACCTGCCTCTGAGCCAACTTACATTTGTGAGGGTTAATTGTGACACAGCCAAAGGCCTCCAGCTCTTATTGGGTTTTTGTGCTGCGGCCGCCATTTTCAAACCCCACCAGAAATTTTCAACAGATTTCAAGTCAGCCAacaatagctgcatttccattacaaatgttcacaaatctttgtctgaaaaaaaaaacaacaaaaaaagcaatttcacaactgctgtgtttctataaaaaaattatttgcaaggtctttctctgaaatgttgatGTCTTTTAAGGATGTTTTGATGTCCATTTCCATTGACATTTTGTTTCGTTAGTGTTCCCTGGCCGTTCACTGAATCTACCATGATGcccacaaactgcagctttacaCGGCCAGAGGAAGAAGAGCAGACGTCACACTCtgcaagccaaacttgttattcGGTAGATTTTTGATTGTCTTGGGTTGGAAAATCGTCCGGCAATTTTACGACGTGAACCCGGCATTAGCTCTTCGGTTTCTCCATTTTGGCTTCACCTTTGCTCAGTGATGGCAGCGTGTCTGTTGAACGGCTGTGACCAgatcatgtttgtttatttcttgatATGTAAAAACCTTCTAAATGAAAGGCATACTTTCTTTTTAGGACGACTGTATGTATGTTAGGAACTACTGTGTGCCGTGTCTGTTTATGCAAACCGTTCTGGTCCGACTGGCTGCGACCACACGGGCGAACCGTTCCGATGTCCTCTCACTGTTTGCAGAGCAAACATCCAGGATCCAGACCAACTTCCTCTGAGTTACAGACTCCATTAGAACATGTTAGATTAACATGTTTACTGACAACACTGAATCCCACTGAGATTTCACATGTCCTCATTTATTATAACGAGTTCTTACACTTTTATGGTATTTGCTTTGAGCTGATCCTCAGGTAAGTTTTGATTTCATTGTGTCCTGAATTCCAAGTGAAGCAGAATATTTCAGCATGTTTTGGAGAACGTTGTGACTTGTGTTTTGTTCGGGACTTTATGGAGGCATCTACCTGCCAGCACttgaaaataaagagaaaatgttcttgttatgACAAAAGTGCAAACAGTTTTAACGTTTTGTcgttttaatgagattttaaaactgtttttaatgagatttatgtctcattaaaatcaaaatatcttCTCTTTTAGACAAAAAAGGTCGTAACAGTAAAACATGCTTAGGATTTTTAGAGGTTATCTAGAGGAAACAGGCTGAGAGGAAGAGTCACAGCGAGGAACTTTGTACCTTTTTAACAAGTCAGAGTCAGAAGACCGTAATTTTACATcctgtgtgacaaaaaaattattcttattgAAGTTTCAGGAGGTTCTCCTCAAAATGAATCTGTTTACTGCAAGAACAAGCATTTATAACTTAATCCCTCCTGAAAAACATACTCTATCCCAAAATctactaaaaaaaatagaaaactgtgATCCTCTTTTAATAATGCAGTTGTTAAGGATTGCTTATGTATATGCTTTGATCTGCAGTGATTTACAGATCCCTCTTGTAATTGATTATTTATAGAACTAATGAATTTGTCCGAGCTCTTTCATCTCATCAGTTTTGGCCgtcatgtaaaatgtttggacaccacAGATCAAATCTAACATGAGTTGTTATAATTTTGCCTTTGCAAAAGTGAATCAGGGTCTTTCTTGCTTCACGCATGAACTGCGTGCGTTTCACTAGAATTTTATCAGTATTTTATGATAGAGCGACACAAAAAAGCACAGAATTGTGAGGTGGAAAGAAAATcattaatagttttaaaatatttaacatgtaaAGCCAAGAAGTGTGGTGTGCTTTTGTATTTAGCCCCCTTCAGTCTgatatccctaaataaaatcagttgtACCCAGCTGCCTTCATAAATCAGCTAAACTGACTGTCGGCAGTAAGGAGGTTTTTATTTCctggagacatttttttttttttcatttgatggATTATTTATTAACAATGATATTTAGTTGATTTTGTTGTGTCCTTCATACTACCAACAGAGGCTGGTTGGACCAAGGACACAAATGCACCCCacactttttattgtttgtaaaacatttcaaacgCCATGTGTCACGTTACAGAGTGCGCTTGCAtttgcacaaaatgtgaaaaagttcaaggagtgtgaaaacttttgctGTTGGTGTGTGTGGCCTCCCTCAGACATCGATGAGTGCTCCTTTGAGAGGACCTGCGACCACACCTGCATCAACTATCCCGGCAGCTTTGAGTGCCTGTGCAATAAGGGGTACATCCTCTACGGCCTCACACACTGTGGAGGTGAGTGTCCATGCAGAGATGTTGTTGACCTGAATCAGAGATACAACTCTCTGAAACCAAATTATACTTGGTTTCATACCTATCAGAGATACAGGTCAACAGGACACAGATTCCTCTctgcttttttctgctttagacGTCGATGAGTGTAGCATCAACAACGGCAGCTGTGAGTACGGCTGCATGAACACGCAGGGCAGCTACGAGTGTGTGTGTCCGCCGGGACAGAAGCTCCACTGGAACAAGAAAGACTGCATCGGTAAGCTCCGGCTCCGGCCCGTCCACGCCTCTACCGCCGGCCTCCATGTGTGGACGTTGGCGGTGTGTGATGTGGTTTGGTGTGCTCCTCAGAGGCTGTGAAGTGTCTACCCAATGGAAAGCCCGCTCCGCGAGCCCAGCTGGTCTGCACTAAGAGCGGAGATGCAGAGGTCTGCTCGCTCTCCTGTCCCTCCAACGCTCTCTTCCTCGCAGGTAGAGTTTCCGTCGCTCCAGCTGACTGTAAATCACAATCATTCAGGACCAGAACAAAGAATTATGATGAAACATTGAAACACtagtaaggtttaggctgtagatgGAAAAATAGAAACACTTGTAGACCGACACCAAACAAgaatttaacataaatatttttaaaagcgtGGACAGAGCAGTGATATAAGGACTTtgctgcagcattttggatGAGCAGCAGCTGCCTGCTTCTGAAATAATCTGAGCTACTTAAAGAAGCTCTGAAGTAAGCACCGATTTTCTTGTGTCCTGTTTATTCTGGCACAATTGAGAATGTGTTGACAAGTGGATTTATGTTGTTGttcattcaaattcaattcagatgtaatttatttatcctgaagggaaattaaatattgttgtaactcatatgaTTCAAGTATCTTCAGAGTCGTGGTGGAAGACGTTGGAGTCGGAGATCTGATCCTCTCCCATTATGATCAATGGAGGAGACGGTTTGAACTTTCTCCTTTACAACTCCAACGGGGTTTGGGGTCAGAGATCAGCTATTATATGAGCTTGTCAGATGCTAATTAGAGCCTCCAGGTCATAAAAACGATACGGTTGTTCGTGAAAGgaaagcattgttgtgatgaagGCGGAGTGTTAGAAAGAAATTTCAAGAAGTCAAATAGCGAAGTCAAGTTTCttctaagtcatattttatagagcatttttactgttttttaattgattgtGTTATGAAATGGGataatgtgcctggaaaatgcacAATACTGGCCTTTTAAACTTTCTGATTGTACATACTTGCTCTGTCATATCAGGCTGTTGGTGTGacagcagaaaaggttttgtagACTTCAATTAGCATCTTGCGGCCAGCTTTTAGAGAGACTTGGACGACCAGTCCTGGACATGTTGGACTATTTTTCACTCTTGTCTGTTCCTTTGATAAATGAAATGAtcgtttgaaaacaaaattttgtattttattaggttATATTTGTATGAAAATCTAATAGAAATCCTCTTTCACATTTCAATCAAGGTATCTACAGGTTTGTCATTGagtgctgccctctggtggcatcagctgacagctgcagcttttctagCTGTATTTCTGGGCTCCACGTCCAgctctctgctctctgctctGTGTTATTCACTCAGGATGGGGTTCTGTCGGCCCCAGCCGTCCCAGCGCTCTGGCTAACACCTCAGGCTCTTTTCCTGCGATAGCGCTTAACACATCTGCAAATTGGTTACATACTTTGATGGTGGCGTTCCGTAATGTGGCCCTCGATGGGTTTGACTTGGCAGCCGCAGTGTGAGAATGATAGATGGCTCCGAGGCGTGAagtgaagtgtttgttttgttggagtCCGTTTTAATATCACAGAGGTGAAAGCCAGGTAAAATACTTGTGGCTTAACAGAGACTGGACTCTTGTTTATTCTGTTTGCTTTTATGATTTTCGAAGGCTTCAATCTGTCGTTTCCTTCTTGAAATGCGTACATGTGTGTTCCTGTGCACTGGCGGAGAGAGACATCATTAATAACTCTGTTATTTTCAACTTTCATTTCACAAACAAGGTAAAGGTCAGATGGAAACCCGTCAGCCTCTGGACTCTCTTGtctgtttttgcacaaaataggGATGAAACTTGTTTCACCTCCTAACATTACGTTAATCCTAAACTCTCAATATGATCATTCCTCTTTCTAAAATCTAACATTTGTGTTTCTTCCTTGCAGACTCAGAGAACTACACATTAAGCTGCGGAGTTCCCATCCAGCCTGGTAATGTTCCTAAACATGTACTGTTGCATTAAATTCAGGTCCTaaagtgttttgtgaaagtCTTTCACATTAtgaccacaaactttaatatctTGAGTTGTTGCCCTGTAATTATCTCTATACTCCATCGACTCTGATCAACTTCCCCgcccctgctgaagaaaagcatccccacagcatgatgccgccACCACCACCTTTGACATGGGCTGCAGTGCCTGTGGTTTTTCTCcttgtaaataatatttttcagcaGAATCAGATTAGGCAGTCAGAAGGTGTGTTCTGATTTGGTCATAGTTTTTTAGACCTGCACTGTGAGCATTGGTTgtgtaaatgtgtttcatttccaTGGAGACGGTATGACTATTGTAGGGATGGAGCGAGTGCAGTTTTCGGGCTCGTCGCTGATCCTTAAAAAGTCAGACGTGTCCATTCCGATTTTGGCCAAAACCGATtctctttatattttgtctgaaaaagcGCTAAATATGGCGACAATGTAGCAGAGTTAGCCACAGTGGGGTGACTGTAGTCAACCGCACACATTCAGACGTGACCTGGTGGGCGGGTCTGTCAGTCAGCCGGAGAAAAAAAGTACAGCgtttgatttttagacctttgcagAGGGAGATAAGTTTACTGATAAAGATTGGTTTCATACCTAAGTATCGGCTGATCGCTAATGTCCCAAACTAAAGAAAATCAGGGCTGATTTTTTGGTGCTCCCTTAGACTACAATAGACCTCTAACCCCTGACTCAAATTCCTTTAATAGTGTACTTgagctcttatttttttcaatgtgtGAAGATTATATATCATACAACTTTAACAATACTTCAACATAAGACCGGGCTGTGACAAAACTGTAAAAGCGTGTTGAGATCCATTCTGCTGGATAAGCTCAGTGCCTGTCTTTACTGTATGAGCatggaagcaaacaaaaacacaactgcgTCTTCCAAATGGAGATAAAGCAAACTGCTAATTCAGCTACAACGTGGCTTAGAGACAACAAATGTTGAAGCTGCAATCCAATTCACCACTCTCCAGTAGACTGTTATTCTGGTCATTGAGTCACACTTTGTGTTCCAGTCTGTTCTGTATAGTTTGGAACTTTCTAAATTTGCCAGAAGGCATAGAAAATCCTAGCCTGCACACACAGTTCTTGTTAATAATTAGCAGtaaactttttaaagctttgtagcaataacaacaacaataaaatgtgcCATTGTTGATGGTTTTTAAATCGAATTTGGTTTCTGGAGATCATTTGAAGGAGCCATTCTTCATGACCCAGAGTTGGGTCAGATGTTTTAACACCACCAATCAGGCAGAACATCCAAGGAAGGTTAGTTCAGGAACCACTGgccaaaaagtggaaaaaaaactcaacctCGTCGGAAATAATAATTGTTCTCTGATTGCGCTGTACAAATGTATCTGCGCTGATCACAAATCCTTCGATAGGAAGTCCTCACAGGTCTGACATTAAGCACgctttgtgttcatttttgaTGTGGATGAACAGATCCGCTGGCCCCGCCCATCAAGCAGAAGGCCAAGTTTAAGATTAAAGATGCCAAGTGTCATCTGAGCCCCCGCAGCAAGGAGAAACACAGGGACTCCTCCAGGCAGAACATCCAAGGTAAAGAACATCTCTGCTCACTTTCAGGTGCGCTGACGCAGAAATGGGAGTCAACTTTCATCCTcatgatttctgttttcaggagGGCAGTTCCCCTGCACTGATGACTGCCAAGTAACATTCGTCAACCTCAAGTGTGACTCGTCAAAGAAGCGGCGCAGAGGGCGCAAGTCTCCGTCCAAAGAGGTTTCCCTCATCACAGCGGAGTTTGAGATGGAGATGAAGGAGGAGGAAGCCTCAGGTGCTGTTGTCTCTCTTAGTTCTCGCACAACCTTCCagaatgaaacattaaaacatacaGCAGAGGCTCAAGATACGCTTAAGTTTAACGTTTTTACCTCAGACTCGTGTAACATCGATTGCGTGCGGGACAAGATGAGGCAGAAGCTCCAGATCGCCATGCGGACACTGAGGAAGTCCATTAACAAGCAGCAGTTCTACATCCAGTTCTCTGGAACCGAGTACGAAGTGGCCCAGAAACCGTCCAGGATCACAGAGGGAGCCGATACCTGCAGCACTGGTCAGGTCTTCCAGGACGGGAAGTGTGGTGGGTCCGGACTTCGTGGAGCTGTCTTGACTGTGCTGTGCCTTTGTGAGAATTAAACCGGTGTGCTTTTCATCCTCAGTGAGTTGTGGTGCAGGGACATTTTACAGTGGTGAGCAGGAGCAGTGTGTTCAGTGTCCTCCTGGAACGTACCAGGACATGGAGGGACAGCTGTCCTGTGAGCCGTGCCCCAGCACTGAAGGACAGGGTATCGCCGGTGCCAAGAACGTGTCTCAGTGTGGAGGTAACCTCATCGTCTCCACAACATTTTCATTAGATACAGTCATATTTCTATGGaaaacaggagaaagaaaatatgattaataaCACAGGGTGCATTCCCAACAGGCCTGTTCAGTCCACTTTagtcaaactctagtttgtttgtctagaaagtttgGTGCCATTTacggaggtgtgaatgtgtaatcaaactctgatgcaaaCCAAGGAAGTCAATTCTGGTCCGCATACAAAtataatatacatatacatgtgcgcatatatatatatatatatatatatatatatatatatatatatatatatatatatatatatatatatatatatatatatatatatatatatatatatatatatatatatatttgttggtGCCTTTTTCTAAACGTCACTGCTTACTCACATACATTCACATAAGAAATTAAATAGTTTCGTCCAACTAAAACTGTTAACAACTACATACAGGTctggtaaaaatgaaaagcccactgcactgaaccccattgaagaCCTCCTGGTTAtcccaccaaatattgatttctgaactcttagTTCATTAGTTCATTAGTTCATTAGTTCATTAGGACGGGAAGTGTGGTGGGTCCGGACTTCATTAGTTTTGTTGGTTCTAAATGAACCAACAAAACTAATGAAACACGTGTTCCAGTCTGTTCTGTATAGAATAATTAAGCTTTCATTATACAGTCTGTATAGAACTGACAGGTctaaaaaactaatgaaaaatgGGTTCATTTATCCCTTTAGGAGAACTGGACCCATTTTTCagggtctgaaagcactgcatcgtttttgttattttgactttttctcattttctgaaaataaatattaaggttttgcttggaatttcacagacatgttgtcagtagctCAAcaatcttcattttatttaaacatgtacCTATAACATCAGAGGATTGAACATTTTACTGAGGGTATTAAACCTGTTTCTACACATCTGGTTTCCACACGTTTATTGTCTGGGCCTAATTTGGGGCAAATCTGTATGGTGTCCTACTCagatgttaaatgttctttttggttttcaacagtttttggttttcaacCAGCTAAAAgtaccatttaaaaaaattttttttttacaaagttagTAAAAGCCATACTACAGAGTCTGAAGTGTGACACGTGGCCCTAGTGCCTCAGGTTCCCGGCCCCTGCTCCAGCTGTTTAACTTGGTGTTGCTCAAGTGTGACACCCAGTGCTTTGAAAAATTCCTAAATTCAACCCAACTTCCAATCAGAAAGACTGAGTATAAACCAgggttctgttttgttttgtctgcctGACAGGTCAGTGTCCCGCAGGACAGTTTTCCACTGACGGCTTCCGGCCCTGCCAGCTCTGTCCTCTGGGCTCCTACCAGCCAGAACCAGGACGAGTTCTGTGCTTTCCTTGTGGAGGAGGCCTCATGACCAAATATGAAGCTTCTGTCACCTTCAGGGACTGTGAGGCCAAAGGTCAGGCTTTGTTCTGTGTCTGTATTTCTTTCCAAACCAGAGATTTGATAGAAAACTGCATGTTTCCTCCCTGGTGGATGTTTGCAGACAGATTGTTGAAGGAAGTGGGACTTATGAAGGTTGACAGCTTTGCTttagattaagaaaaaaaaagaaaaagggtgTAGGGTTTGTGCAGAACATGGGGATAAAGTTGGTTCTGAGTGAAAGTGTGAGCATGAAGAGTATGATGAAGGACATGACATGGAGAATATGTCATGGAACAACAGGAAGGTAGgagtttgtttatgtatttgatGGGGTGCAAAGTTGATTTGTTGCTCAGTGGTATACCTTTCTGCTTCTGCACAAGCTGGACACGCACTGAGGTCCAGTCTTTGATGTTGGGTTCATTGAGTTCCAGGGAATCTGGGAAACTATGAGGTGATGACGCACACGGTTAATTGTCAGCAACTGTTCTAGAAGGTAACTGTTGATGAAAGACGGGCTGAGTCCGATTCCTGGTTGCACAAACCTGACTAAAAGCATCAACAGATAACATTTTGCGGTGAGAATGTACAGTACACCTTCAGGGTCAGGATTGCCTTGGCATGTGATCAGAATGTTTTTCCTGACCTGCATGGTTCGATGCTTATGTATTTACTGTATCATAAGCCATGATCTGTCTGTCCATTGCTTTTTCAGTACACTGCGCTTCTGGACACTATTACAACTCCAGTACCCACCGTTGCATCCGCTGCCCAGTGGGGACATACCAGTCTGAGTTTGGCCAGAACTACTGCATCAACTGTCCTGGGAACACCACAACTGACTATGATGGTGTTACCAATGTGTCTCAGTGCAAAagtaatgttatgttttaaatattgtttttgggAGTCTAGGTATTTTTGTTCTATACTTCACAGTACTAGAATAAGTATTACTTCAAAGTTGTTTGGATTAAATCTCCCCTCAGACCAGATGTGCGGAGGGGAACTGGGAGATTATACCGGCTACATCGAGTCTCCCAACTACCCTGGAGATTACCCATCAAATGTGGACTGTGTCTGGACCATAATCCCACCGCACAAAAGACGAATCCTCATTGTGGTGCCAGAGATCTTCCTTCCCATTGAAGACGAGTGTGGAGATGTGCTGGTCATGAGAAAGAGTGGTAAATAGAGAAACAGTTAAAGAATGCAATAAAAAGTTGATTCACATCTTTACAAACTCAGGTCAAACAATTCATTCTAATGCTCGAGCCTCTTCCACAAAACAGTTTCATGTCCTGCACACATGCAAGCATTCAAAAATCAAACCAGCATTGAAGAACCAAATGAGGCATGGCGCCGCATGCAGCATGGGATGCCTCATCAATTATGTCCGACTTACTTGCATTACCTTGACTTTCCTTGGCTAAAGTTCAGTGATCCATTCTGTCTTGGGACACAGCAGCACAACCTGTCCAATGTTTCAATCTATCCCagtgttgctgtgtttttgtgccTGCTGGAAAATACCATCTGGTGGCACAGTCCATCCTCGAACTAAAAAGCCAAAACACACTTACAAAGAGTTGAGGTCACACTGTGTGATTACTGGCCTTCTTTGACAATATTTTGTCATGAAAGAATCATAAGAAAATCTCTGGTTGTGAGTTTAAATTAGTGGTCTGTGGTGAAATCAGCACACCTATCGCAGATTTAGCCTtctaacaactgaaggcaaccTATGACTGACATCAAGCAGTGACAGAAAGTAGCTCAGCTCTTCTGCCTAGCTATGAGCGCTTCTGTCTCCTTCATTATCTTCTCACTCTTTTCAGTGTCCAGCCTGTGATTACCCCAATAACATGTAAAAGTAACACTCATAAGATGCTGATACACCTGGTTGTCATACTGAATTAGGAATCACAAGTCAAAGTTCCCTAGCCCAGATCATATGAATCCAGTGGATATAAACTGGATACATGGACTCAACTGGGACCACGTCAAACTCAAATGATTCACATGAATCAATTTCCTGCAAATTAAAAGACTCAACTATTTTCCTATCTAGATATCTTATCTCACAAGggccaaacaaagaaaaactgcatttatttttttttttacatgcatgtTTTAACTTATCCCTTTACTCTATAGGCTAGCCGATGTCCATCTACTGTCCTTCTGTTTGACCTTTTTGATACGATTCTGTTGTGAGAACAGATCATACGGTCTGGGTCGCATTGAAGTCCTGAAGAATTTTTGAAGTTGCACAGTGTGAACTTGTGCCAAACAACCCTGGATTGTAACCGCCTTGGTGGCATCTAAGAGGCACCTCGACTATAGATACCCTCTTGGCccttttcagaaaacacagataCTGGAAAAAAGAATCTATATCCCAACTCGAGGTGTTTTGTTAAAGATGCTATTGTAACAAAAACCCACAGACTTTAATGTTTCTGTCATGTTTCTCTAGCGGTGCCCACTTCAATCACAACCTACGAGACGTGTCAGACGTATGAGCGACCCATAGCCTTTACCTCTCGCTCTCGTAGACTTTGGATCCAGTTTAAGTCAAACGAGCTGAACAGTGGCAAAGGCTTCCAAGTTCCATATGTCACCTATGACGGTGAGTTTGTAGCCGCTTTAGCATCGTTGGCTTTAA is a window of Gambusia affinis linkage group LG23, SWU_Gaff_1.0, whole genome shotgun sequence DNA encoding:
- the scube1 gene encoding signal peptide, CUB and EGF-like domain-containing protein 1 isoform X3; this translates as MLAHDGHNCLDVDECLDNNGGCQQVCVNTMGSYECQCTDGFFLSDNQHTCIHRSDDGMNCMNKDHGCAHICREAPFKGGVSCECRPGFELAKNQKDCTLTCNYGNGGCQHTCEDTDTGPICGCHQKYALHSDSKTCIEKDEAAIESSEFNATSVADVDKRVKRRLHMESCAVNNGGCDRTCKDTATGVRCSCPVGFTLQPDGKTCKDIDECEENNGGCDHFCRNTVGSFECSCQKGYKLLTDERTCKDIDECSFERTCDHTCINYPGSFECLCNKGYILYGLTHCGDVDECSINNGSCEYGCMNTQGSYECVCPPGQKLHWNKKDCIEAVKCLPNGKPAPRAQLVCTKSGDAEVCSLSCPSNALFLADSENYTLSCGVPIQPDPLAPPIKQKAKFKIKDAKCHLSPRSKEKHRDSSRQNIQGGQFPCTDDCQVTFVNLKCDSSKKRRRGRKSPSKEVSLITAEFEMEMKEEEASDSCNIDCVRDKMRQKLQIAMRTLRKSINKQQFYIQFSGTEYEVAQKPSRITEGADTCSTGQVFQDGKCVSCGAGTFYSGEQEQCVQCPPGTYQDMEGQLSCEPCPSTEGQGIAGAKNVSQCGGQCPAGQFSTDGFRPCQLCPLGSYQPEPGRVLCFPCGGGLMTKYEASVTFRDCEAKVHCASGHYYNSSTHRCIRCPVGTYQSEFGQNYCINCPGNTTTDYDGVTNVSQCKNQMCGGELGDYTGYIESPNYPGDYPSNVDCVWTIIPPHKRRILIVVPEIFLPIEDECGDVLVMRKSAVPTSITTYETCQTYERPIAFTSRSRRLWIQFKSNELNSGKGFQVPYVTYDEDYQQLIEDIVRDGRLYASENHQEILKDKKLIKALFDVLAHPQNYFKYTSAESKEMFPRSFIKLLRSKVTRFLRPYS
- the scube1 gene encoding signal peptide, CUB and EGF-like domain-containing protein 1 isoform X2: MRSACFSRDVCLFILLINTCRVMGNVGLADADECAEGSDDCHIDALCQNTPNSYNCICKPGYTGDGKQCEDVDECTNDYNGGCVHECINIPGNYRCTCYDGFMLAHDGHNCLDVDECLDNNGGCQQVCVNTMGSYECQCTDGFFLSDNQHTCIHRSDDGMNCMNKDHGCAHICREAPFKGGVSCECRPGFELAKNQKDCTLTCNYGNGGCQHTCEDTDTGPICGCHQKYALHSDSKTCIESCAVNNGGCDRTCKDTATGVRCSCPVGFTLQPDGKTCKDIDECEENNGGCDHFCRNTVGSFECSCQKGYKLLTDERTCKDIDECSFERTCDHTCINYPGSFECLCNKGYILYGLTHCGDVDECSINNGSCEYGCMNTQGSYECVCPPGQKLHWNKKDCIEAVKCLPNGKPAPRAQLVCTKSGDAEVCSLSCPSNALFLADSENYTLSCGVPIQPDPLAPPIKQKAKFKIKDAKCHLSPRSKEKHRDSSRQNIQGGQFPCTDDCQVTFVNLKCDSSKKRRRGRKSPSKEVSLITAEFEMEMKEEEASDSCNIDCVRDKMRQKLQIAMRTLRKSINKQQFYIQFSGTEYEVAQKPSRITEGADTCSTGQVFQDGKCVSCGAGTFYSGEQEQCVQCPPGTYQDMEGQLSCEPCPSTEGQGIAGAKNVSQCGGQCPAGQFSTDGFRPCQLCPLGSYQPEPGRVLCFPCGGGLMTKYEASVTFRDCEAKVHCASGHYYNSSTHRCIRCPVGTYQSEFGQNYCINCPGNTTTDYDGVTNVSQCKNQMCGGELGDYTGYIESPNYPGDYPSNVDCVWTIIPPHKRRILIVVPEIFLPIEDECGDVLVMRKSAVPTSITTYETCQTYERPIAFTSRSRRLWIQFKSNELNSGKGFQVPYVTYDEDYQQLIEDIVRDGRLYASENHQEILKDKKLIKALFDVLAHPQNYFKYTSAESKEMFPRSFIKLLRSKVTRFLRPYS
- the scube1 gene encoding signal peptide, CUB and EGF-like domain-containing protein 1 isoform X1, translated to MRSACFSRDVCLFILLINTCRVMGNVGLADADECAEGSDDCHIDALCQNTPNSYNCICKPGYTGDGKQCEDVDECTNDYNGGCVHECINIPGNYRCTCYDGFMLAHDGHNCLDVDECLDNNGGCQQVCVNTMGSYECQCTDGFFLSDNQHTCIHRSDDGMNCMNKDHGCAHICREAPFKGGVSCECRPGFELAKNQKDCTLTCNYGNGGCQHTCEDTDTGPICGCHQKYALHSDSKTCIEKDEAAIESSEFNATSVADVDKRVKRRLHMESCAVNNGGCDRTCKDTATGVRCSCPVGFTLQPDGKTCKDIDECEENNGGCDHFCRNTVGSFECSCQKGYKLLTDERTCKDIDECSFERTCDHTCINYPGSFECLCNKGYILYGLTHCGDVDECSINNGSCEYGCMNTQGSYECVCPPGQKLHWNKKDCIEAVKCLPNGKPAPRAQLVCTKSGDAEVCSLSCPSNALFLADSENYTLSCGVPIQPDPLAPPIKQKAKFKIKDAKCHLSPRSKEKHRDSSRQNIQGGQFPCTDDCQVTFVNLKCDSSKKRRRGRKSPSKEVSLITAEFEMEMKEEEASDSCNIDCVRDKMRQKLQIAMRTLRKSINKQQFYIQFSGTEYEVAQKPSRITEGADTCSTGQVFQDGKCVSCGAGTFYSGEQEQCVQCPPGTYQDMEGQLSCEPCPSTEGQGIAGAKNVSQCGGQCPAGQFSTDGFRPCQLCPLGSYQPEPGRVLCFPCGGGLMTKYEASVTFRDCEAKVHCASGHYYNSSTHRCIRCPVGTYQSEFGQNYCINCPGNTTTDYDGVTNVSQCKNQMCGGELGDYTGYIESPNYPGDYPSNVDCVWTIIPPHKRRILIVVPEIFLPIEDECGDVLVMRKSAVPTSITTYETCQTYERPIAFTSRSRRLWIQFKSNELNSGKGFQVPYVTYDEDYQQLIEDIVRDGRLYASENHQEILKDKKLIKALFDVLAHPQNYFKYTSAESKEMFPRSFIKLLRSKVTRFLRPYS